The following proteins are encoded in a genomic region of Sorangiineae bacterium MSr12523:
- a CDS encoding BolA/IbaG family iron-sulfur metabolism protein, which produces MSDHPTNFKGDIIAAITSAIESKIAGSKAEVTGGGGHYTIAVTSAAFAGLGRVDAQRLVYSAIAHLMAGDGAPVHAVDTLRTIVP; this is translated from the coding sequence GCGACATCATTGCCGCCATCACGTCCGCCATCGAATCCAAGATTGCCGGCAGCAAGGCGGAGGTCACCGGCGGCGGCGGCCACTACACCATCGCGGTGACGTCCGCCGCATTTGCGGGCCTCGGCCGCGTCGACGCACAGCGTCTCGTTTACTCGGCCATTGCGCACCTCATGGCCGGCGATGGCGCGCCCGTGCACGCGGTCGATACGCTGCGCACCATCGTTCCGTAG